TGTATACAAGAATGGTTTATCAGACTTAACTTTGATGGCATTTATTGCAGCAATCAATCCTTTTTGGTCTAATTCATCACGATTTGGAATAAAAGGATCAATTCCGCTACTATGAGAAAGAAGCTGACGAAGGGTTAGCGTCTTGTCTGCTACTTCAGGATAATAGGTGGAGAACTTCTCATCCAAATCCAGTTTTCCTGACTGTAAGTAGAAGATACAAAGAGTCCCAACTCCCACGACCTTAGAGACACTAGCTAGATCATAGGTTAAATCTGGAATTACTGGATTCTTTCCATCCTGAGTACCACAGTAGTACTCTTGCCAATTCTTTCCGTCATAGAGTGCAAGGCTGGCACCCGGGAAGATGTCAGCCTTGATGTAGTCTGTAATTGTTAACAATGTTTGTTTGAAATTAGTCATTATTTTGTTAACCAAACCTCAATATTACTCATATCAGTCAGTGCGAGTAGACTTCCTTTAGGATCTAGATAACTTGAGAACTGTTCCTTGTCAAGTTTCTCATGCAAGGCAGCCAAATCATAGTCTTCAGCTACCTTAAATTCTAGAACTTCCAAATCCCAAGTTTGATCTGAACTTACTTGAAGGTCCGGACCTTCTGCCTTTTCAAAGTGGATAGATAAAGGCAATTCTTCGCCAAACAGATTATCGTAGAAAAAAGCCGCTTGAGCCGTATCGACAACATTCAAAGTCAAAGACTGAACAGTAAAATCTGAAACTCCTTTAAAATCTTTTTTTTCTTCAACATCTGCGTACTCGACTGTCTTTAGAGTTGATAAATCATCTTCGGCATGCACCAAAATAAGACCATTTTCTGGTGAGATAGTCTCAAAAGCGTAACCATTTTCCCCTTGGAAAATAGCCTTAGCTTGATTATCATCACGCGCCAAAAGGTACTCAATCTCAAGTGGATTTGAAACCTTAATGACCACTTTATTAATTTTCTTAGGACCTT
This region of Streptococcus thermophilus genomic DNA includes:
- a CDS encoding CppA family protein: MTQSGNLKFHTPIFRVNNRQENIDFYQNTLGFKLLTEENALAVFTDWSERNSLFVIEESPAYRFRAVEGPKKINKVVIKVSNPLEIEYLLARDDNQAKAIFQGENGYAFETISPENGLILVHAEDDLSTLKTVEYADVEEKKDFKGVSDFTVQSLTLNVVDTAQAAFFYDNLFGEELPLSIHFEKAEGPDLQVSSDQTWDLEVLEFKVAEDYDLAALHEKLDKEQFSSYLDPKGSLLALTDMSNIEVWLTK